Within the Marixanthomonas sp. SCSIO 43207 genome, the region TTTTTGAATTGGCAAGCAAATACAACCTAGCAGTTGAAATTCATCCTTATGATGGTGAAAAATTTATCAAACTAGAAAACACGGCTTGGCGATTTCACCTTATCTGGATGCTGGCACAATGTGCTGATGCATATCATTTTTTAACCTTAAATGGTTATGCAGATAAATATCCAAACATGCGTACATGTTTTGCTCACGGTGGGCAATTGGCTCAAATAAATTTAGGGCGACGCATACAAGGTTTTGATGGGCGCCCAGACTTGTTTGAAGGAAAAGTACACCCTAGAAAAGCCGTTGGACATAAAAATATCTTTTTTGACACCTTGGTACACGATACCGGCTCTTTAAAGTTATTAGTTGAAAACCAAAATCCTAAACAAGTATTGATGGGGCTTGATGACCCGTATCCTCTAGGTGAAATGGAAAGTGCCGTACAATCTTCCTATCCAGGTAAAATTTTAGATCTGGCAAAAGAACGTAACATTTTAACCCAAGATGAATGTGATGCCATTTGGGAAGATAATGTAATACAATGGCTGTGCGGCGATGATGAAACAGCAAAAGAAAAATTAGTAAACAGAATATTAAGCTAATGGACTTTCTTCCAGAAAAAATAAACACCTACGCAGAAAATCATTCACAACCTGAACCCGAACTTTTACAAAAATTAAATAGGGAAACGTGGCAAAAAGTATTGGCTCCGCGAATGTTAAGTGGTCATTTACAAGGACGTGTATTAAGCATGCTATCTAAGCTAATTAATCCTAAATACATTTTAGAGATAGGAACCTACACAGGATACTCTG harbors:
- a CDS encoding amidohydrolase family protein, which codes for MNKKRKLRINGHSHLLPYPEEIPKFMKDKGIFWVDKDRKFMLQKDWSRPVTDSSFFLNEKLEWMERYKIDHAVVLNLSQLYGNGLRVEEMKQALRFQNDFNAKVQHDNPSKFTCGFVVHPGFVRGALWEIERCVEELGLQLLCLPTHYMDTIGTWRCIFDEENEPIFELASKYNLAVEIHPYDGEKFIKLENTAWRFHLIWMLAQCADAYHFLTLNGYADKYPNMRTCFAHGGQLAQINLGRRIQGFDGRPDLFEGKVHPRKAVGHKNIFFDTLVHDTGSLKLLVENQNPKQVLMGLDDPYPLGEMESAVQSSYPGKILDLAKERNILTQDECDAIWEDNVIQWLCGDDETAKEKLVNRILS